A portion of the Streptomyces sp. YPW6 genome contains these proteins:
- a CDS encoding glucosyl-3-phosphoglycerate synthase: MLEEVERWLTRRSWSSGDRPPHQLADVRAADPLRTSVSVVLPALNEEATVGAIVAVIRRELMEKIRLVDELVVIDSGSTDATAAVARAAGARVVHRDAILPRIPALPGKGEVLWRSLLVTSGEIVCFVDADLRDFSADFVSGTVGPLLTDPSVHFVKAMYDRPLGDRAGQGGRVTELVARPLLNLHWPQLAGFVQPLGGEYAVRRSLLERLPFPVGYGVELGLLVDALHTVGLDALGQVDVGVRVHRHQDGQALGRMAAAIYRTAQLRLSRGHLVRPALTQFERGGDGFVPRTHAVDTEERPPMREIAEYAERHAA, from the coding sequence GTGCTCGAAGAGGTGGAACGCTGGCTGACCAGGCGTTCCTGGTCGTCCGGCGACCGCCCGCCGCACCAGCTCGCCGACGTCCGGGCCGCCGACCCGCTCCGTACGTCCGTGAGCGTGGTCCTGCCCGCACTGAACGAGGAGGCCACGGTCGGCGCGATCGTGGCGGTGATCCGCCGCGAGCTGATGGAGAAGATCCGGCTCGTCGACGAACTCGTGGTGATCGACTCCGGCTCCACCGACGCCACCGCGGCCGTGGCCCGGGCGGCGGGCGCGCGCGTGGTCCACCGGGACGCGATCCTGCCCCGGATCCCGGCCCTGCCCGGCAAGGGCGAGGTGCTGTGGCGCTCACTCCTGGTGACCAGCGGCGAGATCGTCTGCTTCGTCGACGCCGACCTCAGGGACTTCTCGGCGGACTTCGTCTCGGGGACGGTCGGCCCGCTGCTCACCGACCCCTCCGTCCACTTCGTCAAGGCGATGTACGACCGCCCGCTCGGCGACCGAGCGGGTCAGGGCGGCCGGGTCACGGAACTGGTGGCCCGCCCGCTGCTCAATCTGCACTGGCCGCAGCTGGCCGGGTTCGTGCAGCCGCTGGGCGGCGAGTACGCGGTGCGCCGGTCGCTGCTGGAGCGGCTGCCGTTCCCCGTCGGTTACGGAGTGGAGCTGGGGCTGCTCGTGGACGCGCTGCACACGGTGGGCCTGGACGCGCTGGGCCAGGTCGACGTCGGCGTTCGCGTCCACCGCCACCAGGACGGACAGGCACTGGGCCGGATGGCGGCGGCGATCTACCGCACGGCACAGCTGAGGCTCTCCCGGGGCCATCTGGTACGGCCGGCGCTGACCCAGTTCGAACGCGGCGGGGACGGCTTCGTACCGCGCACCCACGCGGTGGACACGGAGGAGCGGCCGCCGATGCGGGAGATCGCGGAGTACGCGGAGCGCCACGCGGCGTGA
- a CDS encoding ABC transporter ATP-binding protein, translated as MNPAAPAGTGVTAALRLRSVTRSYGGGTRDGSVVKALDDVSLTIRRGTFTAVMGPSGSGKSTLLHCAAGLDRPTAGRVLLGDTDLTGLSEGRLTRLRRERIGFVFQAFNLLPSLTAAQNVALPLRLAGRRSRRSEVLDALDRVGLRDRARHRPGELSGGQQQRVAIARALVARPDVLFGDEPTGALDSTAGRGVLGLLRAMTDDGRTVIMVTHDPVAASFADRVLFLADGRIRDELEAPSAERVAARMTALSGVEDVEGVEGAGVDAAATAAAAAGTAGVAPC; from the coding sequence ATGAATCCAGCAGCTCCTGCCGGCACGGGTGTGACGGCGGCCCTTCGGCTTCGGTCCGTGACCCGTTCCTACGGTGGAGGCACCAGGGACGGCAGCGTCGTGAAGGCGCTCGACGACGTCAGCCTCACCATCCGCCGGGGTACGTTCACCGCCGTCATGGGCCCCTCCGGCTCCGGCAAGTCCACGCTCCTGCACTGCGCCGCGGGCCTGGACCGGCCGACCGCCGGCCGGGTGCTGCTCGGCGACACCGATCTGACCGGGCTGAGCGAGGGCCGGCTGACCCGGCTGCGCCGGGAACGGATCGGCTTCGTCTTCCAGGCGTTCAACCTGTTGCCCTCCCTGACCGCAGCGCAGAACGTGGCCCTGCCGCTGAGACTCGCCGGACGCCGGTCGCGCAGGTCGGAGGTGCTCGACGCGCTGGACCGGGTCGGGCTGCGCGACCGGGCCCGCCATCGGCCCGGGGAGCTCTCCGGCGGCCAGCAGCAGCGGGTGGCCATCGCCCGCGCCCTGGTCGCCCGGCCCGACGTCCTCTTCGGCGACGAGCCGACCGGCGCCCTGGACTCCACCGCCGGGCGGGGGGTACTCGGCCTCCTGCGGGCGATGACCGACGACGGGCGCACCGTGATCATGGTGACCCACGACCCGGTCGCCGCCTCCTTCGCCGACCGCGTCCTCTTCCTCGCCGACGGCCGGATCAGGGACGAACTGGAGGCGCCCTCGGCGGAGCGGGTCGCCGCGCGGATGACGGCGCTCTCGGGTGTTGAGGACGTTGAGGGCGTTGAGGGCGCGGGGGTCGATGCGGCTGCCACGGCTGCCGCGGCAGCCGGAACCGCGGGAGTGGCCCCGTGCTGA
- the otsB gene encoding trehalose-phosphatase produces the protein MGSHPERLPNPTTPAGREGLDAVLARPDRAVVALDFDGTLADIVPDPEQARAHPGTVEALTALAPKVAAIAVITGRPAGVAVRYGGFAGVPGLEHLVVLGHYGAERWDAVTGTVHAPAAHPGVTAVRAELPGVLHEFGAWNGTWIEEKGQAVAVHTRRAEDPQAAFESLRGPLGELAAEHGLIVEPGRLVLELRPPGMDKGVALAGFVAELDAESVLYAGDDLGDLAAFAAVEKLRSEGPDGIPGLLVCSGSTEVPELAERADLSVPGPAAVVDFLAALAERL, from the coding sequence ATGGGCAGTCACCCGGAACGTCTTCCGAACCCGACCACCCCGGCCGGCCGCGAGGGGCTCGACGCCGTTCTCGCGCGGCCCGACCGCGCGGTCGTCGCCCTCGACTTCGACGGCACGCTCGCCGACATCGTCCCGGACCCCGAGCAGGCCCGCGCCCACCCCGGCACCGTCGAGGCGCTCACCGCGCTCGCGCCGAAGGTCGCCGCGATCGCGGTCATCACCGGGCGCCCGGCGGGCGTCGCCGTGCGCTACGGCGGCTTCGCGGGCGTCCCCGGTCTGGAGCACCTCGTCGTGCTCGGGCATTACGGGGCCGAGCGCTGGGACGCCGTGACCGGCACGGTGCACGCCCCTGCCGCACATCCGGGCGTCACGGCGGTGCGTGCCGAACTCCCCGGCGTGCTGCACGAGTTCGGGGCCTGGAACGGCACCTGGATCGAGGAGAAGGGACAGGCCGTCGCCGTCCACACGCGGCGGGCCGAGGACCCGCAGGCGGCCTTCGAGTCGCTGCGCGGCCCCCTCGGCGAGCTGGCCGCCGAGCACGGGCTGATCGTCGAACCGGGTCGGCTGGTGCTGGAGTTGCGGCCGCCCGGCATGGACAAGGGCGTCGCGCTCGCCGGGTTCGTCGCGGAGCTGGACGCCGAGTCCGTCCTCTACGCGGGCGACGACCTCGGGGACCTCGCCGCCTTCGCCGCGGTGGAGAAGCTGCGCAGCGAGGGCCCGGACGGCATCCCCGGCCTCCTGGTGTGCAGCGGCAGCACCGAGGTGCCCGAACTGGCCGAGCGCGCCGACCTGTCGGTGCCGGGCCCGGCCGCGGTGGTGGACTTCCTGGCGGCCCTGGCGGAGCGGTTGTAG
- a CDS encoding ABC transporter permease, which yields MSGTTLTEKPGKPAGRSGLGSGRRLLRGLPWLVVRQHRVALACVLGLTLLTALWIVYERHELVQLLDAKGWPENDPGRPMDDNRSYNYITSIINGLPLILAVFVGAPLIAGDQESGTAQLVTTQSVTRRQWLTAKLGLAYTLALVSGVVLSALFTWWWKPHRSLFLSEWIDGVIFDNTGPVLPAFLLFLTAAGITIGALVRRMLPAMVGAFFFTAVTTLFVWDEIRVRLGSPKMFTYPMDTELPARFNDAYELDRWVGSADGTLYGWGTCAKATEKAQNACIEEHGIVNDVIKYLDHGQMATMQWTAAGILLAGTILLTAFTLWWTTRRPL from the coding sequence ATGAGCGGCACCACCCTCACCGAGAAGCCCGGAAAGCCCGCGGGCCGCTCCGGGCTCGGCTCGGGACGACGCCTGTTGCGCGGTCTCCCCTGGCTCGTCGTCCGCCAGCACCGGGTCGCGCTCGCCTGCGTCCTCGGCCTCACTCTGCTCACCGCGCTCTGGATCGTGTACGAGCGCCACGAGCTGGTGCAGTTGCTCGACGCGAAGGGCTGGCCGGAGAACGACCCCGGCCGGCCGATGGACGACAACCGCAGCTACAACTACATCACCAGCATCATCAACGGCCTGCCGCTGATCCTCGCCGTCTTCGTCGGCGCCCCGCTGATCGCGGGTGACCAGGAGAGCGGTACCGCACAGCTCGTCACCACCCAGTCCGTGACCCGCCGCCAGTGGCTGACCGCCAAGCTGGGCCTGGCCTACACCCTCGCGCTGGTCTCCGGCGTGGTGCTCTCGGCCCTGTTCACCTGGTGGTGGAAGCCGCACCGCTCCCTCTTTCTCAGCGAGTGGATCGACGGCGTCATCTTCGACAACACCGGCCCCGTCCTCCCCGCCTTCCTGCTCTTCCTCACCGCCGCGGGCATCACCATCGGCGCCCTGGTCCGCCGGATGCTCCCGGCGATGGTGGGCGCGTTCTTCTTCACGGCGGTCACCACCCTGTTCGTCTGGGACGAGATCCGCGTACGGCTCGGCTCCCCGAAGATGTTCACGTACCCGATGGACACCGAGCTCCCCGCACGCTTCAACGACGCGTACGAACTGGACCGCTGGGTCGGCAGCGCGGACGGCACCCTGTACGGCTGGGGCACCTGCGCCAAGGCGACCGAGAAGGCGCAGAACGCGTGCATCGAGGAGCACGGCATCGTCAACGACGTGATCAAGTACCTCGACCACGGCCAGATGGCGACGATGCAGTGGACCGCGGCGGGCATCCTCCTCGCCGGAACGATCCTGCTCACCGCGTTCACCCTCTGGTGGACCACGCGCCGCCCGCTGTGA
- a CDS encoding LuxR C-terminal-related transcriptional regulator, with the protein MLRVVMAEDSVLLREGLAGLLERFGHRVLAAVGTAEELDAATLEHRPDIVVTDVRMPPGFRDEGLRAAVALRAKLPGLPVLVLSQYVQRTYAEDLLATSDGTGVGYLLKERIGHVEEFADALRRVAEGGTVVDPEVVRQLIRHRRDPLARLTARELEVLALMAEGRSNASVAEALHVGEGTVSKHFGSILTKLGLHVSDATNRRVLAVLAFLRG; encoded by the coding sequence ATGCTCCGCGTCGTAATGGCCGAGGACAGCGTGCTCCTGCGCGAGGGCCTGGCCGGCCTCCTGGAACGCTTCGGACACCGGGTCCTGGCGGCGGTGGGGACCGCCGAGGAACTCGACGCCGCCACCCTGGAGCACCGCCCGGACATCGTGGTGACCGACGTCCGGATGCCACCCGGTTTCAGGGACGAGGGCCTGCGGGCCGCCGTCGCGCTGCGCGCGAAGCTGCCCGGGCTGCCGGTCCTGGTGCTGAGCCAGTACGTCCAGCGCACCTACGCGGAGGACCTGCTGGCCACCTCGGACGGTACGGGGGTGGGCTATCTGCTCAAGGAACGCATCGGCCATGTCGAGGAGTTCGCCGACGCGCTGCGCCGGGTGGCCGAGGGCGGCACGGTGGTGGACCCCGAGGTCGTACGGCAGTTGATCCGGCACCGCCGTGATCCGCTCGCCCGGCTCACCGCCCGCGAGCTGGAGGTGCTCGCCCTGATGGCGGAGGGCCGGTCCAACGCGTCCGTCGCCGAGGCCCTGCACGTCGGCGAGGGCACGGTCAGCAAGCACTTCGGCTCGATCCTCACCAAGCTCGGCCTCCACGTCTCGGACGCCACCAACCGACGGGTGCTGGCGGTCCTGGCCTTCCTGCGCGGCTGA
- a CDS encoding sensor histidine kinase: MLTPSPSALPSPGSAPPPLRAALYLLTSVPLGAVTLVALLLLAGAGSALAVLVIGVPLLLTLVLSGIPLAALERRRLRLIDPVPLADPHGDPPAPGLTAWLRTRLQERCTWRELAYALLFAFVLWPLEAMAVGTVLLVCGGLIGTPVMMAAGGDGEARVLKLWLAESWPEAFAALVAGVVLLPLLTWPLRFVARGRGVLTRALLSPPDAALGSRIAELDRSRTRLVDAFEAERRRIERDLHDGAQQRLVALSMTLGLARLEKPAEPLGGLLERAHEEASAALVEIRELIHGIHPHVLTDRGLVAAVEDLADRSPVPVDVRLTVPGRLLEAVETAVYFAVSEALVNVAKHSGATRVTVTGGTSHGRLTVTVEDDGHGGARLGGGGTAAHDGSGGGTGLQGVADRLSVLGGTLLLSSPPAGPTVFRLEVPCPPSDSRT, translated from the coding sequence ATGCTCACCCCCAGCCCATCGGCCCTGCCATCACCGGGCTCCGCTCCCCCGCCTCTCAGGGCCGCGCTCTACCTCCTCACCAGCGTGCCCCTCGGTGCCGTGACGCTGGTCGCGCTGCTCCTGCTGGCCGGTGCGGGCAGCGCGCTGGCGGTGCTCGTCATCGGGGTGCCGCTGCTGCTGACGCTCGTCCTGTCCGGTATCCCGCTGGCCGCGCTGGAGCGGCGCAGGCTCCGGCTGATCGACCCGGTGCCGCTCGCGGATCCGCACGGCGATCCGCCCGCGCCGGGCCTGACCGCCTGGCTGCGGACCAGGCTCCAGGAACGTTGTACCTGGCGGGAGTTGGCGTACGCACTGCTGTTCGCGTTCGTTCTGTGGCCGTTGGAGGCGATGGCGGTCGGCACGGTCCTCTTGGTCTGCGGCGGGCTGATCGGGACGCCGGTGATGATGGCCGCGGGCGGGGACGGGGAGGCCAGGGTCCTGAAGCTCTGGCTCGCCGAGTCCTGGCCGGAGGCGTTCGCGGCGCTGGTGGCGGGGGTGGTGCTGCTGCCACTGCTGACCTGGCCGCTGAGGTTCGTCGCCCGGGGCCGCGGCGTACTGACACGGGCCCTGCTCTCCCCGCCGGACGCCGCGCTCGGCTCCCGGATCGCGGAGCTGGACCGGTCGCGGACGCGGCTCGTGGACGCGTTCGAGGCGGAGCGCCGCCGTATCGAGCGCGATCTGCACGACGGCGCGCAGCAGCGGCTGGTGGCGCTCTCCATGACGCTGGGCCTCGCCCGGCTGGAGAAGCCCGCCGAGCCCTTGGGCGGGCTTCTGGAGCGGGCGCACGAGGAGGCGTCGGCCGCACTGGTGGAGATCCGGGAGCTGATCCACGGCATCCATCCCCACGTCCTCACCGACCGGGGCCTGGTGGCCGCCGTCGAGGACCTGGCGGACCGCTCACCGGTCCCGGTCGACGTGCGGCTGACCGTACCGGGGCGACTGCTCGAAGCCGTCGAGACCGCCGTGTACTTCGCGGTGAGCGAGGCGCTGGTAAACGTGGCGAAGCACAGCGGGGCGACCCGGGTGACGGTGACCGGCGGGACCTCGCACGGGCGGCTGACGGTGACGGTCGAGGACGACGGGCACGGCGGCGCGCGACTGGGCGGCGGCGGGACCGCAGCCCATGACGGCAGCGGCGGCGGGACGGGGCTCCAGGGCGTGGCCGATCGGCTCTCGGTGCTGGGCGGCACCCTGCTACTCTCCAGTCCGCCCGCGGGGCCGACGGTGTTTCGGCTGGAGGTCCCCTGCCCGCCCTCGGATTCGAGGACCTGA
- a CDS encoding ABC transporter permease yields MLMLALHGIRLRWVTFAGSLVALVLGVGLIAATGLALAATFDAPERGPERFAAAPVVVRADGLLRVDTPTGTRTAPLARPGPVPPGLAAQLSTLGGTVEDRSFPVDVMPPRPAGSGGTAEDGGARVGHPWSVAAAAPYRLTTGRAPAAPGEVVVTTGSGGTRFRTGDRLRVRTPAGSEARTVVGTVAGRGFENAVFFTDDEAARISPDIDALVVHADATAVRDALGPGSGMDVLTGHDRRRADPDPDRDARDLVSLNALLGTAAGITLFVSAAVVASTFSYAVAQRRREFGLLRTAGATPGQIRRTVLAESVLIGVAASAAGVLLGSGGAPLLVRRMTDAGLAPPWFALGEPSWPLHTAFWTGVLVATAAALVSCHRAGRTAPTEALREAAVDSRVMPVSRWVAAVLALLLGLGLPALALATDPGDLLGRKSYVTRPMLLIVGCALLAPVLVRPVGRLLTWLPARLTGATGVLVRENTAAGVRRTAAVAAPVLITVALAASLAGTVATLEEARATEARTATTADFVVTPGQEDRPLAPALLERVGDIEGAVVSASRSTAVTVLEENTALVSSEARAVDPVRLAAVARPPVTAGRLADLDDGSIVVNEEWLTTRVGDRVTVWLGDGSERSLRIAAVLATGTGGNGVYVTPRNAGGADVDRIDVKVAGGGDRRSVAAALRTAAVDSGARVATRAAWSAPTAPGPDDHTRTGLRMILGIALLSTGTALANTLVMATSGRARDLAVLRLAGATVPQVLRLVMAEAVTAVGVGAVLGGLVAAVNLLVVRGALALLGVTSAVVVPWAMLGLVVAAAAVLAAGSAVLPALSALRTRPVELVRSHE; encoded by the coding sequence GTGCTGATGCTCGCGCTCCACGGAATCCGGTTGCGCTGGGTCACCTTCGCCGGGTCGCTCGTCGCCCTGGTTCTGGGCGTGGGGCTCATCGCCGCCACCGGTCTCGCCCTCGCCGCGACGTTCGACGCCCCGGAGCGGGGCCCCGAACGGTTCGCCGCCGCTCCCGTCGTCGTCCGGGCCGACGGCCTCCTCCGGGTCGACACCCCGACCGGTACCAGGACCGCGCCCCTGGCCCGGCCGGGCCCGGTACCGCCCGGCCTCGCCGCTCAGCTGTCCACTCTCGGGGGGACGGTGGAGGACCGGTCGTTCCCGGTGGACGTCATGCCCCCTCGTCCTGCTGGTTCCGGTGGCACCGCCGAGGACGGCGGTGCCCGCGTCGGACATCCGTGGTCCGTCGCCGCTGCCGCCCCGTACCGCCTGACCACCGGCCGAGCCCCCGCCGCCCCCGGCGAGGTCGTCGTCACCACCGGGTCCGGCGGCACCCGGTTCCGTACCGGGGACCGCCTCCGGGTCCGCACCCCGGCCGGGAGTGAGGCCCGGACCGTCGTCGGCACCGTCGCCGGCCGGGGCTTCGAGAACGCCGTCTTCTTCACCGACGACGAGGCCGCCCGGATCTCCCCGGACATCGACGCCCTGGTCGTGCACGCCGACGCCACCGCCGTACGCGACGCACTGGGGCCGGGCAGCGGCATGGACGTCCTCACCGGCCACGACCGCCGCCGCGCCGATCCCGACCCCGACCGCGATGCCAGGGACCTGGTCTCCCTCAACGCGCTGCTCGGCACGGCCGCGGGAATCACCCTGTTCGTCTCCGCCGCCGTCGTGGCCTCGACGTTCTCGTACGCCGTGGCCCAACGGCGGCGGGAGTTCGGGCTGTTGCGCACCGCCGGTGCGACGCCCGGCCAGATCCGCCGCACGGTCCTCGCCGAATCCGTCCTCATCGGGGTGGCGGCCTCGGCGGCGGGCGTCCTGCTGGGGTCCGGAGGAGCGCCCCTGCTGGTACGCCGGATGACGGATGCGGGCCTCGCCCCACCCTGGTTCGCGCTCGGGGAGCCGTCCTGGCCGCTCCACACGGCCTTCTGGACCGGCGTGCTCGTGGCCACCGCTGCCGCGCTCGTCTCCTGCCACCGGGCCGGGCGGACCGCCCCGACCGAGGCGCTGCGCGAGGCGGCCGTCGACAGCCGCGTGATGCCGGTGAGCCGCTGGGTGGCCGCCGTCCTCGCCCTGCTCCTCGGACTGGGGCTGCCCGCCCTGGCGTTGGCGACCGACCCCGGTGACCTGCTGGGCCGCAAGTCCTACGTCACCCGGCCCATGCTCCTCATCGTCGGCTGCGCCCTCCTCGCTCCGGTCCTGGTGCGCCCGGTCGGCCGGCTGCTGACCTGGCTGCCCGCGCGGCTCACCGGTGCCACTGGCGTTCTCGTCAGGGAGAACACCGCGGCGGGGGTCCGCAGGACCGCCGCCGTCGCCGCGCCCGTCCTCATCACCGTCGCCCTCGCCGCCTCCCTGGCGGGAACGGTCGCCACGCTGGAGGAGGCCAGGGCCACCGAGGCGCGTACGGCCACGACCGCCGACTTCGTGGTGACCCCGGGGCAGGAGGACAGGCCCCTCGCACCCGCCTTGCTGGAGCGGGTGGGGGACATCGAGGGGGCCGTGGTCAGCGCCTCGCGGTCCACGGCCGTCACGGTCCTCGAAGAGAACACGGCCCTCGTCTCCTCCGAGGCACGCGCGGTCGACCCCGTCCGGCTGGCAGCCGTGGCGAGGCCGCCCGTGACGGCCGGCCGGCTCGCCGATCTCGACGACGGCTCGATCGTCGTCAACGAGGAGTGGCTGACCACCCGGGTCGGTGACCGGGTCACCGTCTGGCTCGGCGACGGGAGCGAGAGGTCGCTGAGGATCGCCGCCGTCCTGGCCACGGGCACCGGTGGCAACGGCGTCTACGTCACCCCGCGCAACGCCGGGGGCGCGGACGTCGACCGGATCGACGTCAAGGTCGCCGGAGGTGGCGACCGGCGCTCCGTCGCCGCCGCGCTGCGCACCGCCGCTGTCGACTCCGGTGCGCGGGTGGCGACCCGCGCCGCGTGGTCGGCCCCGACCGCCCCCGGACCGGACGACCACACCCGCACGGGCCTGCGCATGATCCTCGGCATCGCTCTGCTCTCCACCGGGACCGCCCTGGCCAACACTCTGGTCATGGCCACCTCCGGCCGGGCGCGCGACCTCGCCGTGCTCCGGCTCGCCGGGGCCACCGTCCCGCAGGTCCTGCGGCTCGTCATGGCCGAAGCGGTGACGGCGGTCGGGGTGGGCGCGGTGCTCGGGGGTCTGGTCGCCGCGGTGAACCTCCTGGTGGTCCGGGGCGCGCTGGCGTTGCTGGGTGTCACGTCCGCCGTCGTGGTGCCGTGGGCGATGCTCGGCCTCGTCGTCGCGGCCGCCGCAGTCCTGGCCGCGGGTTCCGCCGTTCTGCCGGCTCTGTCCGCTCTGCGGACCCGGCCGGTCGAACTCGTTCGCTCCCATGAGTAG
- a CDS encoding ABC transporter ATP-binding protein, whose product MADTNTPNATSGNWALEARGLGRRYRRGWALRDCSFRIPAGRICGLVGPNGAGKSTLLGLATRQVQPTTGDLRVFGVPVDDPAVLPRVAFLGQDKPLFKRFTVAETLRMGAELNPGWDAAAAERIVRAGNVPPEAKVGTLSGGQRTRVAFALAFGKRPDLLLLDEPMADLDPLARDEMSTLLMAEAVERGTTVVMSSHLLTELEDMCDYLLVVSEGRIRMAGDADALVPAHTLVTGVSRNGSLPPELAAHTVVESRVQGRQFQAMIRPAGPLPADWERAEPSLEEVLLAHLRSPDAPPLYTQGARIDTEGTQAA is encoded by the coding sequence GTGGCAGACACGAACACCCCGAACGCGACGTCCGGCAACTGGGCGCTGGAAGCCCGCGGCCTGGGCAGGCGCTACCGGCGCGGCTGGGCGCTGCGCGACTGCTCCTTCCGCATCCCGGCCGGCCGCATCTGCGGTCTGGTCGGCCCGAACGGAGCCGGCAAGAGCACCCTGCTCGGGCTGGCCACGCGGCAGGTGCAGCCGACCACCGGCGACCTGCGCGTCTTCGGCGTACCGGTCGACGACCCCGCCGTGCTGCCCCGGGTCGCGTTCCTCGGCCAGGACAAGCCGCTGTTCAAGCGGTTCACCGTGGCGGAGACGCTGCGGATGGGCGCCGAGCTGAACCCCGGCTGGGACGCGGCCGCGGCCGAGCGGATCGTCCGCGCGGGCAACGTCCCGCCGGAGGCGAAGGTCGGCACGCTCTCCGGCGGCCAGCGCACCCGGGTGGCCTTCGCGCTCGCCTTCGGCAAGCGGCCCGACCTGCTGCTCCTGGACGAGCCGATGGCGGACCTCGACCCGCTGGCCCGGGACGAGATGAGCACCCTGCTGATGGCGGAGGCCGTCGAGCGCGGCACCACGGTGGTGATGTCCTCGCACCTGCTGACCGAGCTGGAGGACATGTGCGACTACCTGCTGGTCGTCTCCGAGGGCCGGATCCGCATGGCCGGTGACGCCGACGCGCTCGTACCGGCCCACACCCTGGTCACCGGGGTGTCCCGGAACGGCTCACTGCCGCCCGAACTGGCCGCCCACACCGTCGTCGAATCGCGCGTACAGGGACGGCAGTTCCAGGCGATGATCCGGCCGGCGGGCCCGCTCCCGGCCGACTGGGAGAGGGCCGAACCCTCGCTGGAGGAAGTCCTCCTCGCCCATCTCCGCTCACCGGACGCGCCCCCGCTCTACACCCAGGGCGCCCGCATCGACACCGAAGGGACCCAGGCAGCATGA
- a CDS encoding trehalose-6-phosphate synthase, translated as MVTEHTSSSPAQVLVASNRGPITYTLGEDGTLDARRGGGGLVSGLSAVDDKLWVCAALGDGDREAVRRGVGEPGVRMLDIDPEVHADAYNGIANSVLWFVHHLLYQTPVEPVFDAEFRRQWASYETYNRAFAEALAQEAAEGASVLVQDYHLALVPGMLRALRPDLRIGHFSHTPWAPVDYFRLLPDDIAEQLLHGILGADRAAFLTRRWADAFIGCCTEILGGTGRTRIGVHGLGADADFLRRRSHEADVDERMAALREQVGEDRKTIVRVDRTELSKNIVRGLHAYRTLLETRPEWRERVVHIAFAYPSRQDLAVYRDYTAAVQSLATEINGAYGTEIWTPVVLHVKDDFARSLAAYRLADVALVNPIRDGMNLVAKEVPVVSDHGCALVLSREAGAYEELGEDAIVVNPYDVTGTAEALHEALTMSGDERSGRTKRLAEAATALPPQQWFLDQLEALRQE; from the coding sequence ATGGTCACCGAGCACACGTCTTCCTCGCCTGCCCAGGTCCTCGTCGCGTCCAACCGCGGCCCGATCACGTACACGCTCGGCGAGGACGGGACGCTCGACGCCAGACGCGGCGGCGGCGGTCTCGTCTCCGGGCTGAGCGCCGTCGACGACAAGCTGTGGGTCTGCGCGGCCCTCGGCGACGGGGACCGCGAAGCGGTGCGGCGCGGGGTCGGCGAGCCGGGTGTGCGGATGCTCGACATCGACCCCGAGGTGCACGCCGACGCGTACAACGGCATCGCGAACTCCGTGCTGTGGTTCGTCCACCACCTGCTCTACCAGACCCCCGTCGAGCCGGTCTTCGACGCGGAGTTCCGGCGCCAGTGGGCCTCCTACGAGACGTACAACCGGGCCTTCGCCGAGGCACTCGCCCAGGAGGCGGCGGAAGGGGCGTCGGTCCTGGTCCAGGACTACCACCTGGCCCTGGTCCCCGGCATGCTCCGCGCACTGCGCCCGGACCTGAGGATCGGCCACTTCTCGCACACCCCGTGGGCCCCCGTCGACTACTTCCGGCTGCTGCCCGACGACATCGCCGAGCAGCTGCTGCACGGCATCCTCGGCGCGGACCGGGCCGCGTTCCTGACCCGGCGGTGGGCGGACGCGTTCATCGGCTGCTGCACGGAGATCCTCGGCGGCACGGGCCGGACCAGAATCGGGGTGCACGGCCTCGGCGCCGACGCGGACTTCCTGCGCCGCCGCTCGCACGAGGCGGACGTGGACGAGCGGATGGCGGCGCTGCGCGAGCAGGTGGGCGAGGACCGGAAGACGATCGTCCGGGTCGACCGAACCGAGCTGTCCAAGAACATCGTGCGCGGCCTGCACGCGTACCGGACGCTGCTGGAGACCCGCCCCGAGTGGCGCGAGCGCGTCGTCCACATCGCCTTCGCCTACCCCTCCCGCCAGGACCTCGCCGTCTACCGGGACTACACGGCGGCGGTCCAGTCGCTGGCCACGGAGATCAACGGGGCGTACGGCACGGAGATTTGGACGCCGGTCGTGCTCCACGTCAAGGACGACTTCGCCCGCTCGCTGGCCGCGTACCGGCTGGCGGACGTGGCACTGGTCAACCCGATCCGCGACGGCATGAACCTGGTCGCCAAGGAGGTCCCCGTCGTCTCGGACCACGGCTGCGCGCTGGTGCTGTCACGGGAGGCGGGGGCGTACGAGGAGTTGGGCGAGGACGCGATCGTCGTGAACCCGTACGACGTGACGGGTACGGCCGAGGCCCTGCACGAGGCGCTGACGATGAGCGGCGACGAGCGCTCGGGGCGCACGAAGCGGCTGGCGGAGGCGGCGACCGCGCTCCCGCCGCAGCAGTGGTTCCTGGACCAGTTGGAGGCGCTGCGGCAGGAGTGA